From Streptomonospora salina, the proteins below share one genomic window:
- a CDS encoding exodeoxyribonuclease III codes for MPTTITTVNVNGLRAAARKGILDWLDTTDADIVCLQETRARHDQLPTTLTHHPRYHLLLAPADQPGRSGVAIYTRTPPTTHRIGFHTPEFDTAGRYIEADIGDLTLASIYLPSGDVGTSRQDTKHRFMDAFLTYLTHRTRDTTAHGRHFLLCGDLNIAHHTPDLKNWRNNRTHSGFLDHERAWLTRLLDHTRTTDVIRHLHPHQNGPYTWWSYRGRAFDNDAGWRIDYHLATPELAATATRPRVERAPTHDTRWSDHAPVTVTYTP; via the coding sequence GTGCCCACGACGATCACCACCGTCAACGTCAACGGCCTCCGCGCAGCAGCACGCAAAGGAATCCTGGACTGGCTCGACACCACCGACGCCGACATCGTCTGCCTCCAAGAAACCCGCGCACGCCACGACCAACTGCCCACCACCCTCACCCACCACCCCCGCTACCACCTCCTCCTCGCCCCCGCCGACCAACCCGGACGCTCCGGCGTGGCCATCTACACCCGAACCCCGCCCACCACCCACCGCATCGGCTTCCACACCCCCGAATTCGACACCGCCGGCCGCTACATCGAAGCCGACATCGGCGACCTCACCCTCGCCAGCATCTACCTGCCCTCCGGCGACGTCGGCACCTCCCGCCAAGACACCAAACACCGCTTCATGGACGCCTTCCTGACCTACCTCACCCACCGCACCCGCGACACCACCGCCCACGGCCGCCACTTCCTCCTCTGCGGCGACCTCAACATCGCCCACCACACCCCCGACCTCAAAAACTGGCGCAACAACCGCACCCACTCCGGATTCCTCGACCACGAACGCGCCTGGCTCACCCGACTCCTCGACCACACCCGCACCACCGACGTCATCCGCCACCTCCACCCCCACCAAAACGGTCCCTACACCTGGTGGTCCTACCGCGGCCGCGCCTTCGACAACGACGCCGGATGGCGCATCGACTACCACCTCGCCACTCCCGAACTCGCCGCCACCGCAACCCGCCCCCGCGTCGAACGCGCCCCCACCCACGACACCCGCTGGTCCGACCACGCACCCGTCACCGTCACCTACACCCCATGA
- a CDS encoding alpha/beta fold hydrolase yields MSLPIVLVHGLRLSSSMWQPQLDLLTDQGRHTLACDLPGHGSRRGEDFTLDAAVRTVHDAIDTLGGRALVVGLSLGGFVAIATAAAHPHKTAGLVAAGCTARPVQTLAQVYRIPTALLDRLPDKGHAVNERFHRLTLGHGAKAALDGGLAMEAARAVIDEVADMDVLTALGTYPGPVWLINGARDHFRIHEKRFFDACTDARLLNVPRAGHLVSLDQPDNFTRIIVDAADVASLRHPNPPPRHPTATPMLDDRTRHDPAP; encoded by the coding sequence ATGAGCCTGCCGATCGTCCTGGTCCACGGCCTCCGCCTCTCCAGCAGCATGTGGCAGCCCCAACTCGACCTCCTCACCGACCAAGGACGCCACACCCTCGCCTGCGACCTGCCCGGACACGGCAGCCGCCGCGGCGAAGACTTCACCCTCGACGCCGCCGTCCGCACCGTCCACGACGCCATCGACACCCTCGGCGGCCGCGCCCTCGTCGTCGGACTCAGCCTCGGCGGCTTCGTCGCCATCGCCACCGCCGCCGCCCACCCCCACAAAACCGCCGGACTCGTCGCCGCCGGATGCACCGCCCGCCCCGTCCAAACCCTCGCGCAGGTCTACCGGATCCCCACCGCCCTCCTCGACCGCCTCCCCGACAAAGGCCACGCCGTCAACGAACGCTTCCACCGCCTCACCCTCGGCCACGGCGCCAAAGCCGCCCTCGACGGAGGCCTGGCCATGGAAGCCGCCCGCGCCGTCATCGACGAAGTCGCCGACATGGACGTCCTCACCGCCCTCGGCACCTACCCCGGCCCCGTCTGGCTCATCAACGGAGCCCGCGACCACTTCCGCATCCACGAAAAACGCTTCTTCGACGCCTGCACCGACGCCCGCCTGCTCAACGTCCCCCGCGCCGGCCACCTCGTCAGCCTCGACCAACCCGACAACTTCACCCGCATCATCGTCGACGCCGCCGACGTCGCCTCCCTACGCCACCCCAACCCCCCGCCCCGACACCCCACCGCCACCCCCATGCTCGACGACCGCACCCGCCACGACCCCGCTCCCTGA
- a CDS encoding HAD-IA family hydrolase, producing the protein MISAQALLFDMDGTLVDSGPAIQQCWDQWVDEYDIDRTRFDQVIGHGIPARQIAAQLLPADTVAAATDRLEQLEIDRAPDLRVLPGTRELLASLPDDAWAVVTSCTRPLAEARIKAVGIDPPLLITADDVTTGKPAPEPYLTAARRLGADPAHTIAFEDAPAGLASARAAGTRTVAVTTTTAADQLHGHADTVVTDLSHVECAPALEPPVEIHIHTT; encoded by the coding sequence ATGATCAGTGCACAGGCGCTCCTGTTCGACATGGACGGCACCCTCGTCGACTCCGGCCCCGCCATCCAGCAATGCTGGGACCAATGGGTCGACGAATACGACATCGACCGCACCCGCTTCGACCAGGTGATCGGCCACGGAATCCCCGCCCGCCAAATCGCCGCCCAGCTCCTGCCCGCCGACACCGTCGCCGCGGCCACCGACCGCCTCGAACAACTCGAAATCGACCGCGCCCCCGACCTGCGCGTCCTGCCCGGCACCCGCGAACTCCTCGCCAGCCTCCCCGACGACGCCTGGGCCGTCGTCACCTCCTGCACCCGCCCCCTCGCCGAAGCCCGCATCAAAGCCGTCGGCATCGACCCCCCACTGCTCATCACCGCCGACGACGTCACCACCGGCAAACCCGCCCCCGAGCCCTACCTCACCGCCGCCCGCCGCCTCGGCGCCGACCCCGCCCACACCATCGCGTTCGAAGACGCCCCCGCCGGACTCGCCTCGGCCCGCGCCGCCGGAACCCGCACCGTCGCCGTCACCACCACCACCGCCGCAGACCAGCTCCACGGCCACGCCGACACCGTCGTCACCGACCTCAGCCACGTCGAATGCGCCCCCGCCCTCGAACCGCCCGTCGAGATCCACATCCACACCACCTGA
- a CDS encoding MFS transporter, whose amino-acid sequence MTTPRASDTPSATAAHLSPGRRWAALAVLAASLLVVVMDMTILNVALPEISRALSPTAAQQLWIVDIYALVLAGLLVTMSTLGDRWGRKRMLLIGFAIFGGASMLIVVAQSAPMVIAVRALLGVGGAMIMPATLSMIRSLFSDPGERARALGIWAAVASMGAAVGPIVGGLLLEHFTWHAAFLVNVPLMGAALLAGVLLLPEARNPDPGRWDALATVLSITGMAALIWGIKRVAKEGPTDALALAAVGVALALLVWFVVRCLNSDSPLLRVRLFASSSFTAGTVAALFATFAMGASLLLTAQWLQLVQGMSPLQAGFALVPMAVAAAVFSPLAPILAQRIGARTVLVGGLALSGAGFAALALAPEPLTYTPIAICLTLLGAGMGSLAIASAVIMSGTPAEHAGSAAAIEETAYELGAVLGIAVLGSIASALYRAELSSADLAAAGLEPAQVGVAQESLGGALHVLSGLGSSGIEAVAQAQAAFTHGLMLVGGIGAVAMLVSVIVVFALTPKDLDVTKGH is encoded by the coding sequence GTGACCACCCCACGCGCTTCCGACACCCCGAGCGCCACCGCCGCACACCTCTCGCCTGGCCGCCGCTGGGCCGCCCTGGCCGTGCTCGCAGCGAGCCTGCTCGTGGTGGTCATGGACATGACCATCCTCAACGTCGCGCTCCCCGAGATCTCCAGAGCGCTCTCCCCGACCGCGGCCCAGCAGCTGTGGATCGTGGACATCTACGCGCTGGTCCTGGCCGGGCTCCTGGTCACCATGAGCACACTCGGCGACCGGTGGGGCCGCAAGCGCATGCTCCTGATCGGCTTCGCGATCTTCGGCGGAGCCTCCATGCTGATCGTGGTGGCCCAGTCGGCACCCATGGTGATCGCGGTGCGCGCCCTGTTGGGTGTGGGCGGGGCGATGATCATGCCCGCCACGCTGTCGATGATCCGCAGCCTGTTCTCCGACCCGGGCGAGCGCGCCCGAGCCCTGGGCATCTGGGCGGCGGTCGCCTCCATGGGTGCGGCCGTGGGCCCCATCGTGGGCGGGCTGCTGCTGGAGCACTTCACCTGGCATGCCGCGTTCCTGGTCAACGTGCCACTGATGGGCGCGGCACTGCTGGCCGGTGTGCTCCTGCTCCCCGAGGCCCGTAACCCCGATCCGGGCCGCTGGGACGCTCTGGCCACCGTTCTGTCCATCACGGGCATGGCCGCCCTGATCTGGGGTATCAAGCGCGTCGCCAAGGAAGGCCCCACCGACGCCTTGGCGCTCGCGGCGGTGGGGGTGGCGCTGGCCCTGCTGGTCTGGTTCGTGGTGCGCTGCCTGAACAGTGACTCGCCGCTGCTGCGGGTGCGCCTGTTCGCCTCGTCCTCCTTCACCGCCGGAACCGTGGCGGCGCTGTTCGCCACGTTCGCCATGGGCGCATCCCTGCTGCTCACGGCGCAGTGGCTCCAGCTCGTGCAGGGGATGTCGCCCCTGCAAGCCGGCTTCGCTCTGGTGCCGATGGCCGTCGCGGCCGCGGTGTTCTCGCCGCTGGCCCCGATCCTGGCCCAGCGCATCGGTGCCCGCACCGTCCTGGTGGGCGGCCTGGCCCTGTCCGGCGCGGGTTTCGCCGCCCTGGCTCTGGCCCCCGAACCGCTCACCTACACACCGATCGCCATCTGCCTCACCCTGCTCGGTGCGGGCATGGGATCACTGGCCATCGCCTCGGCGGTCATCATGTCGGGCACCCCGGCCGAACACGCGGGCAGCGCCGCCGCCATCGAGGAGACCGCCTACGAACTGGGCGCGGTCCTGGGAATCGCCGTCCTGGGCAGCATCGCGTCAGCCCTGTACCGCGCCGAACTATCGTCCGCCGACCTGGCCGCAGCCGGACTGGAACCGGCCCAGGTGGGGGTGGCCCAGGAATCCCTGGGCGGCGCCCTGCACGTCCTGTCCGGCCTGGGCTCCTCCGGGATCGAGGCCGTCGCCCAGGCTCAGGCGGCCTTCACCCACGGGCTGATGCTCGTCGGCGGGATCGGGGCCGTGGCCATGCTGGTCTCGGTCATCGTGGTCTTCGCCCTGACGCCCAAGGACCTGGACGTCACCAAGGGCCACTGA
- a CDS encoding TetR/AcrR family transcriptional regulator: MKNEREDMLLAAADFLGRRPNANQDEIAKAVGVGRATLHRHFPGRAALVQAVSDMAGQKMYAAVETSALDQGDCVSAVRRLVAALEDNAPYLALLHTLSQDLDPDLEDPVWDDIDQAVTSLFERGQASGEFTPLLSAAWMSEALYSLVAGAAWAIQSGRCAQQDFTPMVTSMVLTGTTHHRNDGQ, translated from the coding sequence ATGAAGAACGAACGAGAGGACATGCTGCTCGCGGCAGCCGACTTCTTGGGGCGGCGCCCCAACGCCAACCAGGACGAGATCGCCAAGGCAGTGGGCGTGGGGCGGGCGACGCTGCACCGCCACTTCCCCGGGCGGGCCGCCCTCGTGCAGGCGGTCTCGGACATGGCCGGTCAGAAGATGTACGCGGCGGTCGAGACCTCCGCACTCGACCAGGGCGACTGCGTCTCGGCCGTGCGCCGCTTGGTGGCGGCTTTGGAGGACAACGCTCCCTACCTGGCGCTGCTCCACACGCTGAGCCAGGACCTCGACCCGGACCTGGAAGACCCGGTGTGGGATGACATCGACCAGGCCGTCACCAGCCTGTTCGAACGCGGCCAGGCCAGCGGCGAGTTCACGCCGCTCCTGAGCGCTGCCTGGATGTCCGAAGCCCTCTACAGCCTGGTCGCGGGAGCGGCCTGGGCCATCCAGAGCGGCCGGTGCGCCCAACAGGACTTCACCCCGATGGTCACCTCCATGGTGCTCACGGGCACGACCCATCACCGCAACGACGGACAGTGA
- a CDS encoding FAD-dependent oxidoreductase translates to MSETDHVLIAGAGVAGLTAALCLNKAGIDATVYEAQPEHAGASFFIWEHRASGSWT, encoded by the coding sequence ATGAGCGAGACCGACCACGTACTCATCGCTGGAGCGGGGGTCGCGGGCCTGACCGCGGCCCTGTGCCTGAACAAGGCCGGCATCGACGCCACCGTCTACGAGGCCCAGCCCGAACACGCCGGCGCCAGCTTCTTCATCTGGGAGCACAGGGCCAGCGGGTCCTGGACCTGA
- a CDS encoding FAD-dependent oxidoreductase: MGLLPQVVERSLPMPDRFFTLGGDTGREIVHVPFDLEKSNSAGARCIDRSTFMNILLDQIHEQGVELVYGKRLHTLEQTPKAVEVTFTDGTKARGDVLIGAEGRRSPTRSHLFPQRAFRGLMSPSPQGLDKAGWSGGRWWAMGGAGRTIPAWSRRGCRG; encoded by the coding sequence ATGGGACTGCTCCCTCAGGTCGTGGAACGCAGCCTGCCGATGCCCGACCGGTTCTTCACCCTCGGGGGTGACACCGGACGGGAGATCGTCCACGTGCCCTTCGACCTGGAGAAGAGCAACTCCGCCGGGGCGCGGTGCATCGACCGCTCCACCTTCATGAACATCCTGTTGGACCAGATCCACGAGCAGGGTGTGGAACTCGTGTACGGCAAGCGCCTGCACACGCTGGAACAGACGCCCAAGGCGGTGGAGGTGACCTTCACCGACGGCACCAAGGCTCGGGGCGATGTCCTGATCGGCGCGGAGGGCCGCAGGTCGCCCACCCGATCCCACCTGTTCCCTCAGAGGGCGTTTCGTGGGTTGATGTCCCCTTCTCCGCAGGGATTGGACAAGGCCGGCTGGTCTGGCGGCCGCTGGTGGGCTATGGGCGGTGCTGGGAGAACAATCCCGGCTTGGTCTCGACGAGGATGCCGCGGCTGA
- a CDS encoding GNAT family N-acetyltransferase — MLKDTARPGGVIRPATAADLPAIARLCAAHAAFERAEPVPADLATRLEPVLFSAHPRAWCLVVDHGGELIGYATYSREFSTWQATDYAHLDCLFVTEPHRGGGWGHALLNAVKDAAAARGAAQIQWQTPDWNTDAIRFYHRAGAQARPKVKFSLPTRPAQNPTRATVGGHAAWL; from the coding sequence ATGCTGAAGGACACTGCACGGCCGGGCGGCGTGATCCGTCCGGCCACCGCGGCAGACCTGCCAGCGATAGCCCGGCTGTGCGCCGCCCACGCTGCCTTCGAGCGCGCCGAACCCGTGCCCGCTGACCTCGCCACCCGCCTGGAACCCGTGCTGTTCTCGGCACATCCGAGAGCATGGTGCCTCGTAGTCGACCACGGAGGCGAACTGATCGGTTATGCCACCTACTCCCGGGAGTTCTCCACCTGGCAGGCAACCGACTACGCCCACCTTGACTGCCTGTTCGTCACCGAACCGCACCGAGGAGGGGGCTGGGGGCACGCCTTGCTCAACGCCGTGAAGGACGCGGCAGCAGCCCGCGGCGCCGCACAAATACAGTGGCAGACGCCCGACTGGAACACCGACGCCATCCGCTTCTACCACCGTGCGGGAGCCCAAGCCCGACCCAAGGTCAAGTTCTCACTCCCCACTCGCCCAGCACAAAACCCGACCCGAGCGACCGTGGGTGGTCACGCCGCCTGGCTGTAG
- a CDS encoding rhodanese-like domain-containing protein translates to MPATASTEITSAVLNKPAAAPAEAAAHFAARLAFESDVSDVHADLESGAPGVVVVDTRSDAAWDQGHIPGALHIPTARIADLAPQLIDPAQTVVTYCWGPGCNGATRAALAFARLGYQVKEMLGGFEYWAREGFAYNSATSVEQRPVDDLTAPRSGISCAC, encoded by the coding sequence ATGCCTGCCACCGCTTCCACCGAGATCACCAGCGCCGTCCTGAACAAGCCCGCCGCCGCTCCGGCCGAAGCCGCCGCCCACTTCGCCGCCCGTCTCGCCTTCGAGTCGGATGTCTCCGACGTCCACGCCGATCTGGAATCGGGCGCACCCGGCGTCGTGGTGGTCGACACCCGCAGCGATGCCGCCTGGGACCAGGGCCACATCCCCGGCGCCCTTCACATCCCCACCGCACGGATCGCCGACCTGGCACCGCAACTGATCGACCCGGCCCAAACCGTGGTCACCTACTGCTGGGGCCCCGGCTGCAACGGCGCGACCCGCGCGGCGCTGGCCTTCGCCCGCCTCGGCTACCAGGTCAAGGAAATGCTCGGCGGCTTCGAGTACTGGGCACGCGAGGGCTTCGCCTACAACTCCGCCACCAGTGTCGAGCAGCGCCCTGTCGACGACCTGACCGCCCCGCGCTCGGGCATCTCCTGCGCATGCTGA
- a CDS encoding helix-turn-helix domain-containing protein has translation MTKTHAVAVLAFEGMAPFELGVVVEVFGLSRPELEDLPWYELRVCAEQPGRDLRAVGGFTLRVEHGLDALDTADTVIVPGVAKAGAEVSPALVEALLQAHTRGARLVSVCSGAFALAATGLLEGRRATTHWRYARTLAERHPEIEVDPDVLYVDNGDVLTSAGSAAGIDLCLYLVRADHGAAVANAVARRFVVPPHREGGQAQFIEAAVGEIGPEDDGVTRSMNWALRHLHTPVSVPALARAARMSERSYLRHFTRRNGVSPMRWVIAQRVAASLPLLESGEGTVDEVSAAVGFDSTATYRHHFTRQMRTTPTAYRKTFTRVPTHP, from the coding sequence ATGACGAAGACGCATGCGGTGGCCGTACTGGCTTTCGAAGGAATGGCACCCTTCGAGCTGGGCGTGGTGGTGGAGGTCTTCGGCCTGTCCCGGCCCGAGCTGGAAGACCTGCCCTGGTACGAGCTGCGGGTTTGCGCCGAACAGCCCGGCCGGGATCTGCGGGCGGTCGGCGGGTTCACGCTGCGCGTCGAGCACGGGCTCGATGCGCTGGACACGGCGGACACGGTGATCGTGCCAGGGGTGGCCAAGGCTGGGGCGGAAGTCTCACCCGCCCTGGTGGAAGCGCTGCTGCAGGCCCATACGCGAGGGGCGCGCTTGGTGTCGGTCTGCTCAGGGGCGTTCGCGCTGGCCGCGACCGGCCTGCTGGAGGGCCGACGCGCCACCACCCACTGGCGCTACGCCCGCACGCTTGCCGAACGGCATCCCGAGATCGAGGTCGACCCCGACGTGCTGTACGTCGACAACGGCGATGTCCTCACCAGCGCGGGCAGCGCAGCCGGTATCGACCTGTGCCTCTACCTGGTCCGGGCCGATCACGGTGCGGCCGTCGCCAACGCGGTGGCGCGCCGCTTCGTCGTTCCGCCGCACCGCGAGGGCGGGCAGGCCCAGTTCATCGAGGCGGCGGTGGGGGAGATCGGCCCCGAGGACGACGGCGTCACACGGAGCATGAACTGGGCGCTGCGTCACCTGCACACACCGGTGTCCGTGCCCGCCCTGGCCCGGGCCGCGCGCATGTCGGAGCGCTCGTACTTGAGGCACTTCACCCGCCGCAACGGCGTGAGCCCCATGCGCTGGGTCATCGCCCAGCGGGTGGCTGCCAGCCTGCCGCTGCTCGAGTCCGGCGAGGGCACCGTGGACGAGGTCTCCGCCGCGGTCGGCTTCGACAGCACTGCGACGTACCGGCACCACTTCACCCGCCAGATGCGTACGACGCCGACGGCCTACCGCAAGACGTTCACCCGCGTCCCCACGCACCCCTGA
- a CDS encoding RNA-guided endonuclease TnpB family protein — protein sequence MPLSGLSCPPPKRAQRDLSRKANGSRNRDKARVKVARAHARVARRDFHHRLSTRLIRENQAVAVETLAVNGLARTRLAASVHDAGWSAFVHMLEYKAARYGRRLVRIGRFEPTSRVCSVCGVKDGPKPLHVREWACSGCGAVLDRDINAAVNVATAAGLAASARGAQVRPEPVRAQRDEAGTRRSGRPAAVGIPGS from the coding sequence TTGCCCCTTTCCGGCTTATCTTGTCCGCCCCCTAAGCGGGCACAGCGCGACCTGTCCCGCAAGGCCAACGGCAGCAGGAACCGGGACAAGGCCAGGGTGAAGGTCGCCCGCGCCCACGCCCGGGTCGCACGGCGCGATTTCCACCACCGGCTCTCCACCCGGTTGATCCGCGAGAACCAAGCGGTGGCCGTGGAGACCCTGGCGGTGAACGGGCTCGCGCGCACGCGTCTGGCCGCGTCGGTGCACGACGCCGGATGGTCGGCGTTCGTGCACATGCTGGAATACAAAGCCGCACGGTACGGCCGCAGACTGGTCAGGATCGGGCGGTTCGAACCCACGTCCCGGGTGTGCTCGGTGTGCGGCGTCAAGGACGGGCCCAAGCCGCTGCACGTGCGCGAATGGGCGTGCAGCGGTTGCGGGGCCGTGCTGGACCGGGATATCAACGCGGCGGTCAACGTCGCCACGGCCGCCGGGCTGGCGGCATCAGCCCGTGGAGCGCAGGTAAGACCCGAACCCGTTCGGGCGCAGCGCGATGAAGCAGGAACCCGCCGAAGCGGCCGACCGGCCGCCGTAGGAATCCCCGGCTCTTAG
- a CDS encoding amino acid permease, translating into MAMIAIGGSVGAGLFIGSGAVISTAGPAAVLSYALAGTLVLLTLRALGEMVVARPSAGSFSDYARMALGPRAGFCIGWLYWWMYSVLVAAEAVAGAATLGAWVPLPGWLLSLALLLVMTGANLISVRMFGETESLFSLVKIATIVAFLVLGGLFAFGLWPDSGGATVDNLWVHGGFAPNGWGAVLAATVVVLFSFGGVEIVTIAAGESDEPERGVARATTNVLWRIALFYVASILVVVMVLPWDTAELLRSPFVAVMERVGVPAAPLIMEVVVFIAVLSVLNAALYTSSRMLHVLTRQGDAPRALAAVGRRGVPTRAILMGTVVGYASVIGNYLWPETVFAFLVASIGAILLVLFVTIVSSQLVLGRRLRRAEPDALRFRMWGFPYLSWATLAGLLAILGAMALLPDQRLPLAATLAAVAVVLAAYELRRRLGRRPVSRSPLGSAAAPDDGAGESA; encoded by the coding sequence ATGGCGATGATCGCCATCGGCGGATCGGTGGGTGCCGGGCTGTTCATCGGCTCCGGTGCCGTCATCAGCACCGCCGGCCCGGCCGCGGTGCTCTCCTATGCGCTGGCGGGGACGCTGGTGCTGCTGACGCTGCGGGCGCTGGGCGAGATGGTGGTGGCCCGTCCCTCGGCGGGCTCGTTCTCCGACTACGCCCGCATGGCGCTGGGACCGCGCGCGGGCTTCTGCATCGGGTGGCTGTACTGGTGGATGTACAGCGTCCTGGTGGCGGCCGAAGCGGTGGCGGGAGCGGCCACGCTGGGTGCCTGGGTGCCGCTGCCCGGGTGGCTGCTGTCGCTGGCACTGCTGCTGGTGATGACGGGGGCCAACCTGATCTCGGTCCGCATGTTCGGCGAGACCGAGTCGCTGTTCTCCCTGGTCAAGATCGCCACGATCGTGGCGTTTCTCGTGCTGGGCGGGCTGTTCGCGTTCGGGCTGTGGCCCGATTCCGGGGGCGCCACGGTGGACAACCTGTGGGTCCACGGCGGTTTCGCCCCCAACGGCTGGGGCGCCGTGCTGGCTGCGACGGTGGTCGTACTGTTCTCCTTCGGCGGCGTGGAGATCGTCACGATCGCCGCCGGAGAGAGCGACGAACCCGAGCGCGGGGTCGCGCGAGCGACCACCAACGTGCTGTGGCGCATCGCCCTGTTCTACGTCGCCTCGATCCTGGTGGTGGTGATGGTTCTGCCCTGGGACACCGCCGAGCTGCTGCGCAGCCCGTTCGTGGCTGTGATGGAACGGGTCGGCGTGCCGGCCGCACCGCTGATCATGGAGGTGGTGGTGTTCATCGCGGTACTCAGCGTGCTCAACGCGGCGCTGTACACCTCCTCGCGGATGCTGCACGTGCTCACCCGCCAGGGCGACGCGCCGCGGGCGCTGGCGGCGGTGGGCCGGCGCGGGGTCCCCACGCGGGCGATCCTGATGGGCACCGTGGTGGGATACGCCTCGGTGATCGGCAACTACCTGTGGCCGGAGACGGTGTTCGCGTTCCTGGTGGCTTCCATCGGGGCGATCCTGCTGGTGCTGTTCGTGACGATCGTGTCCTCCCAACTGGTGCTGGGGCGCCGGCTGCGCCGGGCGGAACCCGACGCGCTGCGGTTCAGGATGTGGGGCTTTCCGTATCTGAGCTGGGCGACGCTGGCCGGCCTGCTGGCGATCCTGGGGGCGATGGCGCTGCTGCCCGACCAGCGGCTGCCACTGGCGGCGACCCTGGCCGCGGTGGCGGTGGTGCTGGCCGCCTACGAGCTGCGGCGGCGGTTGGGGCGCCGGCCGGTGAGCCGGAGCCCGCTGGGGTCGGCCGCCGCTCCGGACGACGGAGCCGGGGAGTCGGCGTGA
- a CDS encoding NUDIX hydrolase, producing the protein MAADSEFAFFDGLPRTRGAAAALLGTADGRLLLVEPTYKPGWSLPGGVVERGESPLAACRRECAEELGFVPALEALVCVDWLPPQLHPDGRPATVFVFAGAVEDADLGRVRLPADELSDAALVGPREWPDLVSDGVGRRLDAAVEAAARGCTRYLEHGRPVLGRG; encoded by the coding sequence GTGGCCGCCGATTCCGAATTCGCGTTCTTCGACGGGCTGCCCCGCACCCGCGGGGCGGCAGCCGCGCTGCTGGGCACCGCCGACGGGCGGCTGCTGCTGGTCGAACCGACCTACAAGCCGGGCTGGTCGCTGCCCGGAGGGGTCGTCGAGCGGGGTGAGTCGCCGCTGGCGGCCTGTCGGCGCGAGTGCGCCGAGGAGTTGGGGTTCGTCCCGGCGCTGGAGGCGCTGGTGTGCGTGGACTGGCTACCGCCGCAGCTGCACCCCGACGGGCGCCCGGCGACCGTGTTCGTGTTCGCGGGCGCGGTGGAGGATGCCGACCTGGGCCGGGTGCGGCTGCCGGCCGACGAGCTCAGTGACGCGGCTCTGGTCGGCCCCCGGGAATGGCCCGATCTGGTGAGCGACGGGGTGGGCCGGCGCCTGGACGCCGCGGTGGAGGCCGCCGCCCGGGGGTGCACGCGCTACCTGGAGCACGGCCGGCCGGTGCTGGGCCGAGGCTGA
- a CDS encoding ankyrin repeat domain-containing protein, which produces MSNADPTDAPEPDPEVVELAGRVFDFARRGDTQPLTAYLDAGVPVDLTNDKGDTLVMLAAYHGHAGTVALLCERGADADRLNDRGQSPLAGAVFKGEDAVVDVLVDHGADPAAGSPSALEAARLFDKRHYLDRFTAGES; this is translated from the coding sequence GTGAGCAACGCAGACCCCACCGACGCGCCCGAACCCGATCCCGAGGTCGTCGAATTGGCCGGCCGCGTCTTCGACTTCGCCCGGCGCGGCGACACCCAACCGCTGACCGCCTACCTCGACGCGGGCGTTCCGGTCGACCTCACCAACGACAAGGGCGACACCCTCGTCATGCTCGCCGCCTACCACGGACACGCCGGCACCGTCGCGCTGCTGTGCGAGCGCGGCGCCGACGCCGACCGCCTCAACGACCGCGGGCAGTCGCCCCTGGCCGGCGCCGTGTTCAAGGGCGAGGACGCGGTGGTCGACGTCCTGGTCGACCACGGCGCCGACCCCGCCGCCGGCAGCCCTTCGGCACTGGAGGCGGCCCGCCTGTTCGACAAGCGGCACTACCTGGACCGCTTCACCGCCGGCGAGTCCTGA